The sequence TACCATTTCGAGGCTAAAAAGCTTCGTGCGAAACACTTTGAGCATGATGACCCTGAGCTGCCTAAAGTGTTCATCAGCGAATTAATGACAAGCGAGTTTTCTGACGAGTTGCAAGCCAAAGTCAAAGAAATGGTGGCGCAAGTATCGGAAGCCGATACGAAAAAGTCTGACTTTCTGTACTCAGGCACCCATTGGAAAGTTAGCCATGAAGATTACCTGGCGCTGCTGGAAGAAAGTGAATACGCTGCATGGATGTCGGCGTTCGGTTACTGCGCTAACCACTTTACGGTGAGTGTTAATCAGTTGCCGGGCTACGAATCATTAGAGCAGGTAAACCAGAAGCTGAAAGACAATGGCTTTACACTCAATAGTTCAGGTGGCGAAATTAAAGGCTCGCCAGAGGTTTATCTAGAGCAGTCATCAACAATGGCTGACCGTCATGACGTTGAGTTCTCAGACAAAACGGTCAGTATTCCAAGCTGTTTTTATGAGTTCGCAAAGCGGTACGAGATTGAGCCAGGTGAACTTTACACAGGTTTTGTTGCGGCTTCTGCAGACAAAATCTTTGAAAGTACTAACGCAAAATAAGCGTTAATAACAGAACGGCACTAATAGCGGTGCCGTTCTAAGTTGGTCTTCGCAAGAATCTTCGCGGCAATTTCTTCCACTGAATAATGGGTTGAATTGATAAAAGGTATCGCTTCGCGGCGATACAGTTTTTCGACTTCAGCCAACTCAAAACGACACTGTGCTAACGACGCATAACGGCTGCCTTCTCTGCGTTGACTGCGTATTTCATGCAGGCGCTGAGAACTGAGCGTGAGACCAAAAATCTTATGCCTGTGCATTTTAAGTTCTTTGGGTAACTGCAAACGTTCAAAATCATCGTCGTCGGTAAGCGGATAGTTGGCTACCTTAATACCGTATTGCATGGCCAAATATAGGCTGGTCGGCGTTTTACCCGTTCTTGAAACGCCTACCAAAATAAGATCTGCCTTATCAAGCTGGTTAAGGCGCTTACCGTCGTCGTTATCAAGGGCGTAGTTAATTGCATCAATACGGAAGTTATAATTTTTATGAACACCGTGAGTCCGATGCGTTTTCGGCTCCGCTTTAACGTTGAGCTCTTTCTCTACCGGTGTCACAAAGTGATCGAGGAAGTCATAGCAAACGCCCCCGCAATTCGTTATTTTTGACTTTAGCGTTTCATTAACGAAGGTATGGAATATCAGCGGCGGCTCGCCACTCTCTTCTTTTGCCTTTTGAATGGTTTTACAGACATTTTCTGCTTTTTTTTGTGTATCAATAAAGGGCAGCGTTTTATGCTCGAATTTTACAGGAAACATTGAGAGCAGGGCATGACCAAAGGCCTCAGCGGTCAGTGCCGTGCCGTCAGAAATATAAAAGGCGTAGCGCACGGTAAGTCTCTTTTACAAAGGATTAATACAGCGATATTAACTTGTTGAGCTATAAAGTGTAAAATACCCGGCACTTCCATGCCTAAAAAATTAATTGAGGACTGTGACGTGCAAGAATACGTAGTGTGGTACCAAGATCTGGGAATGCAGGACGTTAATCGTGTGGGGGGCAAAAACGCCTCTCTGGGTGAAATGATTAGCAACTTATCCGGTGCTGGAGTAGAAGTTCCCGGAGGTTTTGCGACCACAGCCGAAGCTTATAACCAGTTTTTGGAGCAAAGTGGTCTTAACGATCGCATTCACGATTTGCTCGACAGCCTCGATGTCGATGATGTTCAAGCACTGACGCAAGCTGGTCAAAAAATTCGTCAGTGGATAATCGACACGCCATTCCAGCCTGAATTCGAACAGGCCATTAAATCTGCGTTTGAAACGCTTAGTGAAAACAACGACGAGTTCAGTTTCGCTGTGCGCAGTTCCGCAACGGCCGAAGATATGCCGGATGCATCATTTGCCGGGCAACAGGAAACTTTCCTGAACGTTCGTGGTTTAGACAATGTGATGGAGGCAATCAAGCATGTTTTCGCCTCTTTATTTAATGACCGAGCTATTTCTTATCGGGTTCACCAAGGCTACGATCACCGCGGCGTTGCGTTATCGGCTGGCATTCAACGAATGGTGCGCAGCGATATTTCATCGTCAGGCGTTATGTTCAGTATCGATACTGAGTCAGGTTTCGAAGATGTTGTCTTCATTACCTCGTCTTTTGGACTGGGTGAAATGGTCGTGCAAGGCGCTGTCAACCCGGATGAATTTTACGTTCATAAACCAACGTTAGAAGCAGGGCGTCCGTCGGTATTACGACGCACGTTGGGCAGTAAGAAAATCCAGATGATTTTCTCAGAAGACCGCGCGCACGGTAAGCAGACATTAATTGAAGACATCGACGTAGAGAAAAGCCGCACGTTCTCAATTACTGACGACGAAGTAGAAGCACTAGCGAAACAAGCACTAATTATTGAGAAGCACTACGGTCGTCCAATGGATATTGAATGGGCGAAGGATGGTGTTGATGGCAAGCTCTATATTGTTCAGGCACGTCCTGAAACGGTGCAGTCAAACCAGAAAGGTCAGGCTATAGAGCGCTTCGCTCTGAAAAGTAAAAGTGACGTAGTATGCCAGGGACGTGCTATCGGTCAGCGTATTGGCCGAGGTGTTGCGCGTGTTCTTAATGACATTAGTGAAATGGATAAAGTGCAGCCGGGCGATGTGCTGGTAACAGACATGACGGATCCTGACTGGGAACCTATTATGAAGCGCGCCGCTGCCATTGTGACTAACCGAGGTGGCCGGACTTGCCACGCTGCTATTATCGCACGTGAACTGGGCATTCCTGCGGTTGTCGGTTGTGGTGATGCCACTGACCATATTGCTAATGGCCAGGAAGTGACTGTTTCTTGCGCTGAGGGCGATACTGGATATATCTATCAAGGACAACTTGATTTCGATGTCACCGAGTCTCGCATTGATGCGATGCCGCCGTTGCCGCTGAAAATTATGATGAACGTAGGTAACCCGGATCGCGCGTTTGATTTTGCTGGCTTGCCTCATGCTGGTATTGGCCTGGCACGCTTAGAGTTCATTATTAACCGCATGATAGGCGTGCACCCGAAAGCGCTATTAAATTACGATGCACAAAGTGATGACTTAAAAGCGACTATCGATCAAATGATGGCGGGTTATAGCAGCCCTCGTGAGTATTACGTTGCGCGTTTGGCTGAAGGTATTGCGACACTGGGCGCGGCTTTCTCACCAGAGCGAGTCATTGTTCGCATGTCTGACTTTAAGTCAAACGAATACGCGAACCTTATTGGTGGTAGTCAATATGAGCCGGGTGAAGAGAACCCTATGCTCGGCTTCCGTGGCGCTTCACGCTATATCTCAGAAGAATTCCGTGACTGCTTTGCGTTAGAGTGTGAAGCCATTAAACGGGTTCGTAATGACATGGGGCTCACGAACGTCGAAATTATGATTCCGTTCGTGCGTACTTTAGAAGAAGGCCGGAAAGTTATCGAGCTTCTGGAAGAGCAGGGTTTAAAACAAGGCGAAAATGGGCTGCGCGTCATTATGATGTGCGAGTTGCCGTCGAATGCCCTGTTAGCCGATGAGTTCCTCGATATCTTTGACGGTTTCTCTATTGGTTCTAACGACTTAACTCAGCTAACCTTAGGGCTTGACCGCGATTCGGGTGTTATTGCACACTTATTTGATGAGCGTAATGAAGCCGTTAAGAAGTTGCTGGCAATGGCAATTCAAACGGCTAAGAAGCGTGGTAAATACGTTGGTATTTGTGGCCAGGGACCATCGGATCATCCGGATTTTGCCGCTTGGTTGGTTGAGCAGGGCATTGACTCTGTGTCGCTGAATCCTGACACCGTTATTGAAACCTGGATGTACCTGTCGGAACACCTATAAGTATGACCGCATTACCGAATGTTTCAGCGGAAAGTGCGTTACCGGACAATTACCAGAGCTTTTTAAAAGCATTAAAAGGCTCTGGTTTCTCCGGCGAAATTGATGTGAGCTACTCGGGGCGGCTAATTGCCGCTACCGACAATAGTGTTTACCAACAACTCCCACAAGCCGTTTTACACCCTAAAAAGCAATCAGATCTTGCTCTGGTGATGAAGTTCGCCGGACAAGATGCGTTTTCTGATATTCAATTTTCCCCACGAGGCGGTGGTACTGGTACTAATGGCCAGTCATTAACGTCCGGCATTGTCGTCGATATGAGCCGACACATGAACAAAGTGCTGGAAGTGAATGCTGAAGAAGGTTGGGTTAGGGTGCAATCAGGGGTCGTGAAAGATCAGTTAAACGATGCGTTGCGGCCACACGGTTATTTTTTCTCACCTGATTTGTCGACCAGTAACCGAGCAACGTTGGGTGGCATGATTAACACCGATGCGTCTGGTCAGGGCTCTTTGGTGTACGGCAAAACCAGCGATCATATCCTGGAACTGAAAACCGTGTTATTGGACGGAAAAGTTCTGGACAGCGGACCGGTATCACTTGAGCAAGCAGAAAGCATTGCACAAGGGAGTGACCGCGTAGCCAGAATCTATAGGCAGGTCATAGACACTTGTGTT comes from Idiomarina sp. X4 and encodes:
- a CDS encoding DUF1338 domain-containing protein, which translates into the protein MSQQVEQLFENLWQDYLSRTPSAEKVHKILGEGHPIINDHVAFRTFDIAPVGLEVLAQHFLDLGYKEGGDYHFEAKKLRAKHFEHDDPELPKVFISELMTSEFSDELQAKVKEMVAQVSEADTKKSDFLYSGTHWKVSHEDYLALLEESEYAAWMSAFGYCANHFTVSVNQLPGYESLEQVNQKLKDNGFTLNSSGGEIKGSPEVYLEQSSTMADRHDVEFSDKTVSIPSCFYEFAKRYEIEPGELYTGFVAASADKIFESTNAK
- the ppsR gene encoding posphoenolpyruvate synthetase regulatory kinase/phosphorylase PpsR, with the translated sequence MRYAFYISDGTALTAEAFGHALLSMFPVKFEHKTLPFIDTQKKAENVCKTIQKAKEESGEPPLIFHTFVNETLKSKITNCGGVCYDFLDHFVTPVEKELNVKAEPKTHRTHGVHKNYNFRIDAINYALDNDDGKRLNQLDKADLILVGVSRTGKTPTSLYLAMQYGIKVANYPLTDDDDFERLQLPKELKMHRHKIFGLTLSSQRLHEIRSQRREGSRYASLAQCRFELAEVEKLYRREAIPFINSTHYSVEEIAAKILAKTNLERHRY
- the ppsA gene encoding phosphoenolpyruvate synthase, encoding MQEYVVWYQDLGMQDVNRVGGKNASLGEMISNLSGAGVEVPGGFATTAEAYNQFLEQSGLNDRIHDLLDSLDVDDVQALTQAGQKIRQWIIDTPFQPEFEQAIKSAFETLSENNDEFSFAVRSSATAEDMPDASFAGQQETFLNVRGLDNVMEAIKHVFASLFNDRAISYRVHQGYDHRGVALSAGIQRMVRSDISSSGVMFSIDTESGFEDVVFITSSFGLGEMVVQGAVNPDEFYVHKPTLEAGRPSVLRRTLGSKKIQMIFSEDRAHGKQTLIEDIDVEKSRTFSITDDEVEALAKQALIIEKHYGRPMDIEWAKDGVDGKLYIVQARPETVQSNQKGQAIERFALKSKSDVVCQGRAIGQRIGRGVARVLNDISEMDKVQPGDVLVTDMTDPDWEPIMKRAAAIVTNRGGRTCHAAIIARELGIPAVVGCGDATDHIANGQEVTVSCAEGDTGYIYQGQLDFDVTESRIDAMPPLPLKIMMNVGNPDRAFDFAGLPHAGIGLARLEFIINRMIGVHPKALLNYDAQSDDLKATIDQMMAGYSSPREYYVARLAEGIATLGAAFSPERVIVRMSDFKSNEYANLIGGSQYEPGEENPMLGFRGASRYISEEFRDCFALECEAIKRVRNDMGLTNVEIMIPFVRTLEEGRKVIELLEEQGLKQGENGLRVIMMCELPSNALLADEFLDIFDGFSIGSNDLTQLTLGLDRDSGVIAHLFDERNEAVKKLLAMAIQTAKKRGKYVGICGQGPSDHPDFAAWLVEQGIDSVSLNPDTVIETWMYLSEHL